Part of the Halodesulfurarchaeum formicicum genome is shown below.
CCCCTGGGATCGGCGTGGCTCCCCGGATTGAGGAGGGCTGGCCCGTCCCCAGTGTGCAGATGCGGTCGATGGGTATGTCCGGAGATCACCAGATCAGCGCCCCGCTCGGCCCCGAAATACGTGAGGCCGGTTTGCCCCCCGCGCTGGGTGTGGGTCACCGCGACCGTGAACGCCCCGGTCGTGAGCGTTCGAGCCGTCGGGAGCCGGTCCTGGACCCCTGGCTTGTCCCGGTTGCCGGCCACGGCGACGAGCGAGGAGGCAACCGACTGAAAGCCATCGAGCACCGCCTCCGTGGTGAAGTCTCCCGCGTGAATCACCCGGTCGGCGCTCCGGACGGCCTCCCGAAGCGAGCCCGTGAGTCCGGGTCGCTCGCTTCGATGTGTATCCGAGACGACCACGATCATGGACGAGGTCGGCGGGCCAGGCACCTGAGAGTTTCCACCGACTCCCGTGGGAAGAGGTTTATACCGGAGTGGGCGTGACTGGGGAACGTGGCAGCCGAGTACGAACGGTTCTTCCCGAAACCCGAGCCCTACCCGAATCAGGCCGAGGCGATGGACGTCATCGCCGACGCCCTGGAGGTCGGCCGGGACGTGCTCTTCGAGGGGGCCCCGGGCACCGGGAAGACCCTCGCCGCCCTGGCACCGTCACTCGCGTACGCGCGGGAACACGACAAGACCGTCGTCATCACGACGAACGTCCACCAGCAGATGCACCAGTTCGTCGAGGAGGCCCGCGAGATCCACGCCGAGACGCCCATCCGGAGTGCCGTGTTCAAGGGCAAATCCTCGATGTGTCACATCGACGTAGGCTACGAGGAGTGTCAGGTCCTGCGGGATACGACCCGGGATCTGGTCGAACTCGAGGAAGAACTCGACGAACTCAAAGATCGCGAACGACGGCTGCTCGATCAGGCCCAGGCCGGCTCGGAGTCGGCGACCGAGAAGCGCCAGTCGGTCCTCGAAGAGATCGAAGCGCTCGAAGAACAGCGGGCGAACCTGGAGGACTCGAACACCTGTGAGCACTACCGGACGAACCTGACCCGGGCGGGGGACGCCTTTGTCTCCTGGCTCTTTGACGACGTGCGCACGCCGACGGAAGTCTATAGCTACGCCGAGCAACAGGGTGTCTGTGGCTACGAGCGCCTCAAAGAGGGGCTGGACGGCGTCGAGTTGGTCGTGGCGAACTACCACCACCTCCTCGATCCGGTCATCCGCAGCCAGTTCTTCCGGTGGCTCGACCGGGACCCCGAGGACGTGATCGCGGTCTTCGATGAGGCACACAACGTCGAGGACGCCGCCCGGGACCACGCCACCAGAACGCTGACCGAGAACACGCTGGCGGAGGCCGCAAACGAGGCCGGGGATGTCGAGGACTCGCGGGCCGACGCTGCACTCCGGATCATCCAACCCTTCCAGGACGCCCTGATCGAGACCTACGAGGCGAATCTGGGGTTCGGCGACCGGGAGCGGGTCGGGTCCACCTGGCAGGACGTGCCGGTCGCGAACGAGACTGGCCGGGACGATCTGACACGGGCGTTCCTCGACCGGTACACCGGCCCCGGGATCAGCACGGATCTGGACGAGGCGCTGAAACTCGGGACGGCTCTGGACGAGGAGTACGAGACGGCCTACCGGGAGGGAGACGCCGACACCCGTCGGGAGTCCCAGACACTCGCTGCGGCGGACTTCATCGAGGGCTACCTGGAAGAGGGCGACGAGACCGGGCAGTACCCCACACTCGGCATCAGACGTGACGAGTCGACGAACGAGGTCTACGGCCGCGCGGAGCTTTTCAACTGCATCCCGCGTGAAGTGACCGAGACGCTCTTCGAGGAGGTTCACGCGACGGTCCTGATGAGCGCGACCCTGCGACCCTTCGACGTGCTCTCGGAGGTCCTCGGACTCGATGACCCCGCCGAACTCGCCTTCGGGCTGACCTTCCCCGAACAGAACCGCCGGACGTTCGCGGTCGACGTGCCGCCGCTTTTCGCCAGCCGGCGGGATGATCCCGGCATCCAGGAGGTCCTCACGGACACCCTCTCGGACGTGGTCCGGTTCACCCCCGGGAACACGCTGCTCTTTTTCCCCAGTTACGCCGAGGCCGAGCGGTACTACGACCGACTCTCGGGGGCACTCGACGCCACGCTCTTCCTCGACGAGCCGGGGGTCGCCGTGGAGGAGAAGCGACAGTCCTTCGTCGAGCGGACGGACGGCGTGCTGTTCACCTCCCTCTGGGGCACGCTCGCGGAGGGGGTCAGCTTCGACGGCGACGACGCCCGGTCGGTCGCGGTCGTCGGCGTCCCGTATCCCCGCCTCGACGAGCGCAGCGAGGCCATCCAGGATGCCTACGACGAGGTGTTCGGCGACCGCGAGCCCGAGGCCGGCTGGCGCTACGCCGTCGAGATCCCCACGGTCAGGAAGACCCGACAGGCACTGGGACGGGTGATCCGATCGCCCTCCGATATCGGCGTCCGGGCGCTCATCGATCGCCGCTACACGCCAGCATCCCGGACACAGCTCCCGGACTACACGGTCAATCCCGACTTCCCGCCCGAGGAACGGGCCGAGCTGATCGACGTCGAGCCGAGCAAGCTGAAGTACGCGATGTTGAACTTCTTCCGGGACCGGGACGCCTGGGACGGACAGCCGCCGACGCCCTGATCAGGCGGGCAGCGAGATCGACTCGACCCGCTCGCTGTGATCGCTGTCGTAGAGTTCGAGCGTGTCGACGGTGAACCGGACCGGCTCGATCTCACGCTCCAAAAGCGAGTCAGCAGCCGTCGCGGGCCCGTCACGGGCCAAGGTAACGTGGGGGGTGTACGTCCCCTGACCCTCCAGCCCCTCGATCGCCCCGAACTCGTCGACGAGCCGCTGGTGGAGCTGGGAGAGGCCGGGGCTCTCGACCGCCAGATAGGCAACCGGGGCGGTCCCGGTCGGTGGCTCGCGAAAGACATCCAGCCCCGTGATTTCGGCCTCGAAGGCGGGCGCCCCGTCGAGGGCCGCTCGGGCCCGCCGGGCGTCCTGCAGATACTCACGCCGGTTTGCCGCCGGGAGCCGTTTGAGTACGAGCGTTCGGCTCCGTGCGGGCCGGATTCGCTCGAAGGACGTGAGCGCGGGTCGAAGCTCACGGGCGAGGTCCCGGACGGCAGGCGGAACCGGGACGTTGACGCTGTACACAGCCGGCGTAGGCATGCGTCGGGTAAAAATTCGCCGGCCTACAGGAGGTCCCGGAGCAGTCGGAGCGCGACCAACCCCAGGACGGCAAAGACCAGCAGGCCGACCGAGAGCCAGATCAACCGCCCGAGCACCCGGACGAACGCCCCCAGGACCACGAATCCCACGACGAACGCCGCCACCGCCAGCAGCACCTTGAGGACCGTCATCGTGTCGAGACCGGACTGATTCATTGGGCGGGCGTATGGGAAGCCGCCTTAAAAATCCGGCCACCGACGCGTGATCGCCTGCCACGCAAAGAGAAGGATTCAAATAGTCCGACTCGATATGAAGACATACGATGTTCCCCCCGAACGCACGGCGTCGCTCGCAGGCCCGTACCCGGGGGCCCCTTCTTTCCGTTTCTCGACGACGAGCGGGGTCTCGCTGACCCCAGAATCATCCACACCGTCCTGATCTGTCGCCACCCGCGAGTTGTTGGGGGATCGTCCGTCGATCAGTGATCGTCGAATTACCAACCCACACCACCATCACAATGACACAGAACACCGTCGTGCTCGCCTTCTCGGGCGGGCTCGACACGACCGTCACCGTCCCGCTGCTGCAAGAAGAGTACGGCTACGACGAAGTCGTCGGCGTCACCGTCGACGTCGGCCAGCCCGAAGCCGAGTTCGAGGAGGCCAAAGCCACCGCCGAGGCACTCGACGTCGAACACTACGTCGTCGACGCCACCGAGGCCTTCGGCGACCTCCTCATGGACGCCGTCAAGGCAAACGCCACCTACGAGGGCTATCCCCTGGGGACCGCCCTGGCCCGGCCGGTCATCGCCGCCACGATCCAGGCGGTCGCCGAGGACATCGGAGCCGAGGGCCTCGCACACGGCTGTACCGGCAAGGGCAACGACCAGCTCCGCTTCGAGGCCGTCTGGCGCCAGTCCGACATGGACGTCATCGCCCCCGTCCGCGAACTCGACCTGACCCGCGAATGGGAGATCGAGTACGCCGAGGAGAAGGGCCTGCCCGTCGACAGCGGCAACGACGGCACCTGGTCGATCGACACGAATCTCTGGAGCCGCTCGATCGAGGGCGGCAACCTTGAGGACCCGGGCTATGTGCCGCCGGAGGACATCTACGCGTGGACCGAGGAGCCGACCGGCGAGACCGAACTGATCGAGATCGAGTTCGAGCAGGGCGTCCCAGTGGCACTCGACGGCGAGGCGATGGACCCGGTCGAACTCATCACGACGCTCAACGAGGTCGCCGGGGCCCACGGCGTCGGCCGGACCGACATGATGGAAGACCGCATCCTCGGGCTGAAAGTCAGGGAGAACTACGAGCACCCCGCGGCGACGACGCTGCTCGCCGCTCACGAAGCCCTGGAGTCGTATGTCTTCACCGCCGAGACGATCCAGTTCAAGCAGACCGTCGACGACGCGTGGGCCGAGAAGGCCTACAAGGGCCTGCTGGCCTCGCCGCTCGTCGACAGTCTGGAGGCGTTCATCGAGGACACCCAGACCGAGGTCACCGGTACGGTCACGATCAAGTTCGAGGGGGGCCAGGCCCGCCCGGTCGCCCGCGAAAGTGACAACGCGGTCTACTCCGAGGCCGCCGCCTCGTTCAACACCCAGGCCGTCATGGGCGACATCGAGCAGGGCGACGCCACCGGCTTTGCGAAGTACCACGGCTTCCAGGACCGCCTCGCGGCCACGATCCAGGCCTCGACTGACGTCTCGGACTTCGCGGCCGACATCGAGACCGACACCTGAGATGACAGAGGACACCGCGGACAGTTCGGTCGTCCGCCGCGATCGCTACAGCGGCGGGCCCGCCCGGGACTTCCTCTCCTCGATGGCCGCAGACACACATATCTTCGCGGCCGACCTGGCCGTGGACCGGGCTCACGTGACCATGCTGGCCGAACAGGGGATCATCCCAGCGGAGACGGCCGGTGAGATCTTCGACGCCCTCGAGGAGATCGAGGCGGCCGGCCACGAGGCACTACCCGACGGCGAGGACGTCCACGAGGCCATCGAGACGGCGGTTATCGAACGTGTCGGGCCCGAGGGCGGCAAGATGCACACCGGGCGCTCGCGCAACGACGAGGTCGCCAGTTGTCTGCGCTTTCAGCTCCGGGCCGACCTGCTGGAGGCACTCGATGCCGTCATCGCCTTTCGCGAGACGCTGCTCTCGGTCGCCGGGGACAACCTGGACACCGTCATGCCGGGGTATACCCACCTGCAGCCGGCCCAGCCGACGACGGTCGCTCACTACCTGGCCTCCTACGAGAGTGCGGCCGCCCGGGACACGGAACGGCTGCTCGATGCCTACGACCGGACCAACCGCTCGCCGCTGGGTGCGGCGGCGCTGGCTGGTACCCCATTCGACGTGGACCGCGAGCGGACCGCCGAACTCTTGGGCTTCGATTCGATCGTCGAGAACAGCCTCGATGCGGTCGCCGGCCGGGACTTCCTCCTGGAAGCCCTGAGCGCGATCGCCGGGCTGACGGTGACCCTCTCGGGGCTCGCGGAGGACTTGATCTTCTACGCGAATCGTGGGTACATTACCCTGGACGACGATTACGCCTCGACCTCCTCGATCATGCCCCAGAAGAAAAACCCCGACTCGCTGGAGCTGGTCCGGGCGACCGCCGGGGACGCCGCCGGGGCATTGCAGGGGCTCATGACGACCATCACCGGGCTCCCGCGGGCGTACAACCGCGACCTCCAGCGGGCCACGCCCCACGTCTGGGAGCCGGTGGCAGATATCACGGAGGCGACCGAAGTCGCGGCCGGAGCGGTTGGCACCCTGGACTGGAACGAGGCGGTGCTCGAAGACGCGGCCGGCGAGGGGTTCTCGACGGCCACGGGGATCGCCGATCGGCTGGCGATGAGCGGGCTCCCGTTCCGCACGGCCCACGAGATCGTCGCGACGACCGCCCAGACACTCGAATCGGCGGGCGAACTCGACGACGGGGCCCCGGACGAGGCGGCCACCATCGAGGCGCTCGCGGCGGCCACCGAAGCGACGACCGGGTCGGAACTAGAGACCTACGTCGACCGCGAGGAACTCACGGCGCTGCTCGATCCCGCCGCGAGCGTGGCCGCCAGGGACTCCCGCGGCGGTCCCGCGCCATCGCAGGTCGAACAGGCACTCGCGGACGCCCGGTCGGAAGTCGAAGCCGACCGGCGGGCCGTGACGAAACACCAGGCGGCCATCGACGCCGCCGAACAGGCACGCATGGAGGTCGATTTCCGATGACTGTGCGAGGATCTGGTCGACGGGTGTGACCCACCCGCTCACCCACCTATCATTTCAAACATACGATACTCCGAATCGGAGTTCCGGTTCGACGGTGGCGTTTACGTGCGTAGCGACGGGTGCAGTTAGTATATTATTATTGATAAGTTCGGAACGCTTAAGGTAATCAGTGTCCTACGGGAGATTGCAATGACAGTCTGCCCGGAATGCGGGGCCGAGGTGACCCTGCACGACTCGATCGAAGTCGGAGAGATCGTCGATTGTTCGACCTGTGGGACCGAACTCGAAGTAGTCGAGGAGAATCCGCCGGTTCTCGAACGGGCCCCCGAGCTCGACGAGGACTGGGGGGAGTAAGCGTGAAAGTCGGCCTCCTCTACTCGCGGATCCGCACGGACGAGAAGCTCCTGCTGGAGGAGCTCCGCGAGCGCGGCCACGACGTGGTCAAGATCGACGTTCGGGACCAGCAATTTGGCCTCTCCGGGTCGAGTGTCGACGCCGCGGAGCTGGACATCGTCGTCGACCGGTGTGTCGCCACCAGCCGGTCGATGTACGTCACGGAGTTTTTCGAGTCCTACGGCGTCCCCATCGTGAACCCGCCGGACGTGGCCAGCACCTGCTCGGACAAGGTCAAGACCAGTCTCGCCCTAGAGGAGGCCGGGATTCCGACCCCGGACACCCGGGTCGCGTTCACGCGGGAGGCCGCCCTGGAGGCCATCCAGGACTTTGGCTACCCAGTCGTGCTCAAGCCCGTCGTGGGGTCCTGGGGCCGGCTGATGGCCCGCATCGAGGACGAGCACGCCGCCGAGGCGATCCTCGAACACAAGGAGACCCTGGGCCACTACGAGCACAAGATCTTCTACATCCAGGAGTTCGTCGACAAGCCGGGGCGTGACCTCCGCGTGCTCGCCCTGGACGGGGAGCCGGTCGCCGGGATGGTCCGGTCGGCCGATCACTGGATCACGAACGCCCACCGCGGGGCCGAGACCGAAGTCCTGGAGATCACCCCCGAGATCGAGGATCTGGTCCGGCGGGCCAGCGACGCGGTCGGCGGTGGCCTGCTCGGGGTCGACCTCATGGAGACCGAGGACGGCTACACGATCCACGAGATCAACCACACCGTCGAATACAAGGCCTTGGCCGATGCAGTCGAGACGGACATCGTCGCCGAGGTCGTCGACTGGCTCGAGGAGAAAGCCGCGAAAAGCGAGAACGACGTCGCGGCCACCGCCTAGGGAGTCGGGTGCTATTTGTAGCGGGACCGTCTGGGTTGGCCCGATGACAGACCTTTCACTTTCGGGTCCGGTTCCCGAGGTCGCCGAGGACGGCGTCTGGCTCGCGTGTATCGAGTGTGGGGAGACCTACGCACCCTTCGAGGAGCCGACCTACGAATGTGACGCCTGTGGCTCGCTCTTGGAAGTTCGGTACGACGAGTACCACGACTTCGATTCCGTTGCCGGCGAGGGCGTCTGGCGATACGCCCCCGCGCTGCCCGTGGACGACGGTGTCACGATCGAGGAGGGCAACACGCCGCTCTACGAGGCCCCCTCGATCGAGGCCGCGGTTGACGTGGCCGACCTCCGGATCAAACACGAGGGCATGAATCCCACAGGGAGTTTCAAAGACCGGGGGATGACCGTGGGCGTCCGGGTCGCCGAGCGAATCGGTGTCGGGCGACTGGCGTGTGCCAGTACCGGGAACACAAGCGCTGCGCTCTCGGCCTACGGCGCCCGGGCGAACAAGGAGACCCTGGTCTTGCTCCCCGAGGGCAACGTTGCGGCCGGCAAACTGGCCCAGGCGAGTCTTCACGGGGCGACGATGCTCGAAGTCGAGGGCAACTTCGATGACTGTCTAGACATCGTCTCGGAGCTGGCCGACCGGGGGGAGGTGTACCTGCTCAACTCGCTGAACCCCTTCCGGCTGGAGGGCCAGAAAACGATCGGCCTGGAGATTATCGAGCAGTTCCGCGACCAGACTGGGTCGCTTCCCGACCGGATCGTGCTCCCGGTTGGCAACGCCGGGAACACCGCCGCGCTCCACAAGGCCTTCCGCGAACTCGTCGCGGCCGGCGCGATCGAGGAAGCGGAAGTGCCGACCCTCACCGGCGTGCAGGCCGCCGGCGCGGCTCCGATGGTCGAGGCCATCGAGAACGGCTGGGATTCTGTTACCCGCTGGGAGGACGTCGAGACCCGCGCGACGGCCATCCGGATCGGCGAACCGGTCAACGCGCCGAAGGCCATCCCCGCCATCCGGCAGACCGGCGGCACTGCTGTCGCAGTCGAGGACGAGGAGATCACCGCGGCCCAGCGCGAGTTGGCTCAGGACGGCATCGGCGTCGAACCCGCCAGCGCGGCCTCGGTGGCCGGGCTGCGGAAACTCCGGGAAGCAGGCGAGATCACGGCCGACGAGCAGGTCGTCTGTCTGACGACCGGGCACCTTCTCAAGGATCCGGATGCCGCAGCCGAGGCCGGAAACGACCCCACAACGGTCCCGAACGACGTCGACGCCGTGCTGGACGCGGCCGGGGACTGATCAGGGAGAGACCCGCAGTTCGCTCGGGTCGTTCACCGTCTGCCCGTCAAGAAACGAGTCGAGTGGCCCCGTGACAGTCTCGGGCCGGGCGAGGAACGCGTCGTGGCCGTAGTCATCGACGATCTTTTCGAAGGTGACCTCGGCCCCCGCCGCCTCGAAGGCGGCGGCGATTTCTCGCCCCTGTTCGACCGTGAACTGCCAGTCGCCGGTGTAGCTCAGGACCAGGATCGACCCGTCGAAGTCGGCGACGGCGTCTGTAGCGGATCCCTGGCCGGCCGCCAGGTCGTACTCGTCCATCGCCCGCAGCAGGTAGAGATAGCTGTTCGCGTCGAAACGGTCGACGAACGTGCTCGCATTGTAATCGAGGTAGGAGGCGACGTCCCGGTAGGGGAAGGCCTCGGCTGTGGGGTCGGCGACGCCCGCGATCACCCGGTCGGCCGCCCGCCGACCGAAGCGGTTCTCCATCGAGTCCTTCGAGAGGTACTGGACGTGGCCGATACGGCGGGCCAGCCCCAGGCCGTCGGTGGGGCCGGGGCTGCCGTAGTAGGCCCCGCCCTGGAAGTCCGGGTCCTGGGTGATCGCCCGCCTGGCGATGGAATCCAGGGCCAGGTTCTGAGTGTCGACCCGCGGGGCCGTCGCGATGGCCGCAATGCGCTCGACCCGCTCGGGGTAGGTCCGGGCCCACTCGATGGCGTTCATCCCGCCGACGCTCCCGCCGACGACGGCATACAGCGTCTCGATCCCGAGTTCGTCGAGGAGACGTGCCTGGGCGCGCACCCAGTCGGTGATGGTGACCGCCGGGAAGTCCGGGCCGTAGGGCTCGCCGTCCGGGCCAATCGAAGCGGGTCCGGTCGTGCCATAACAGGACCCTGGCACGTTCGCGACGACGACGAAGAAGTTCTCGGTGTCCACCGGCCGCCCGGGGCCGACCACCTCGCTCCACCAGCCAGCGGCCTGGCCGTCGATTCCCTCGGGGCCGGAGCCGGTGACATACTGGCTGCCGGTCAGCGCGTGGGCGACGAGCACTGGGGGGTCCGCCGGGTCGCCGAAGGTCTCGTAGGCCACGTCGAGGTCGACCTGGCCGCCCCGCTCGAACTCGAATGCCCCGACGGAGACCTGGTTTGTCGGCTCGGCGATCGGGCCGCCGTCGGTGGCGGGGTGTTCACCTGTCATGTCTATCACGCATATTCCAAATCGGGTATATTACTCCTACGTAATCCGACGTTTGTAAGTGTTGCTATTGGTGAGACTCGGTTCGGGCCCGAAAACGTTCACATGCCCCGGGTTAAAACGACACAGTATGTTCCACGTCCGGCGGGTCCTCGAATTCACCCCGCGGCGGATGGCAGGCGGGTACGCCGTCTTCGGGAGCCTGTGGGTCCTGCTCTCGGATCGGATCGTGTTCGCGACCGTCGCGACCGAGAGCACGCTCGCGCTGGTGCAGACGATCAAGGGCTGGGCTTTCGTGGGGCTCTCAGCGGCGCTCATCCTCGGGCTCACGCGTGTTCGTGAGCGACAGTTCGAGGACTCCAGACGTCGGGCGATCACGGCGAGCCAGCAGCTCCAGGTGCTCCACCGGATCTTCAGACACAACGTCCGCAACGACATCACCGTCATTCAGGGCTACAGCCAGTTGCTCCAGGAGCAATTCGCGACGAACCGAGCGGCGGGGTGGCTCGAAGAAATCAGGGAGACCGCCGGGCAGGTCATCGACACGAGCGAGAAGCTCCGGATCGTCTCGGAGGTCGAGGTCACCGAGGACCGAGATGTCGTCGATCTAGTCGCGATCGTCGATAGAGAACTGGGACGATTTCAGTCACAGTTCCCCGGCGTCGAGGTATCGCGGGACCTCCCCGAGCGCCTGCCCGTCCAGGCCGACCCCTCGATTCAGTACGCCATCAGGGAGGCCCTGGAGAACGCGATGGAGCATCATCCCGATCCACCCGCCGAGCGCCAGGTCAGTGTTGCCGGCGACACGTCGATCGGAGCGGCCACGATCGAGATCACCGACAACGGGCCGGGCATCCCGTTTGATGAGATCGAGCCGATCGAATCCGGCGACGAGAGCCAACTGAGCCACGGCAGCGGCGTGGGCCTCTGGCTCATCGCCTGGATCTGCCAGACCTACGGCGGCCGCGTCGATTTCGAACCCGCTGACGGGACGACAGTCGCCCTCTCCTTCGAGCGAGCCGACCCGATCGAGGAGGCGACCGACAGGCTGTCCCGCGAACTGACTCCCGACCTGGCCTGGTGAGCGAAAGTGACACACTCCGGCCGACCGAACGCCCCCATATGTCAGCCCCGGACCCGCCCCCGGACAATCCCTACGTCGAGAATCCCGACCTGGACTTCGAGCCGATCGAAGCCCTGGACGAGGCCCAGGCGGCCGCACAGGCCGAGGCCCTCCGGGACGCCATTCGCTATCACGACCGACGGTACTACGTCGAGGCCGACCCCGTGATCGCCGATCGAGCCTACGATCGACTGTTCGAGCGGCTCCAGGCACTCGAATCCGCCTTCGATCTCCAGACGCCCGACAGCCCCACGCGACGGGTGGGCGGGGAGCCACTCGACGAACTCGGCACCGTCGAACACGTCGTACCCATGCTCTCGATCGACTCCGGGGGCGAGCCAGCGGCCGTCCGCGAGTTCGACACCCGCGTTCGTCGAACCGTCACCGACCCCGAGTACGTCTGTGAGCCCAAGTTCGACGGGCTCTCGATCGAAGTGATCTACGAGGACGGCGTCTATCAGCGGGCGGCGACCCGTGGCGACGGCCAGACCGGCGAGGACGTGACCGAGAACGTGGCGACCATCGATTCGGTGCCCCTGCGACTCAGGGGGGATCCACCCGCGTTTCTCGCGGTCCGGGGCGAGATCTACATCCCGCGCCCGGATTTTCAGGCCTACAACCGGGAGCGGGTCGAGCGCGGCGAGGACCCCTTCGCGAACCCCCGAAACGCGGCGGCTGGAACCCTCCGGCAACTCGATCCCAGCGTCACGGCCGAGCGACCGCTTTCCTGGTTTGCCTACGACGTGCTCGCGGCTGGGCCGACCGCCGAGGCCTTCGAGGCCGCCGACGCCTCGACCGGCCCCGTCCCGGAGACCGGGCTCGAAACCCACGCCGACGAGCACGCGGCCCTCGAGGACTGGGGCTTTCCCGTCAACGACCGCTTCGAGGTGCAGACCGACATCGAGGGAGCGATCGCGTATCGCGATCGGCTGCTCGCGGCCCGCGAGGAGTTGCCCTACGAGATCGACGGCGCGGTCATCAAGGTCAACGACCGGGCGGCCTGTGCGAGACTGGGCACGACCGCGCGGCACTACCGCT
Proteins encoded:
- a CDS encoding metallophosphoesterase; its protein translation is MIVVVSDTHRSERPGLTGSLREAVRSADRVIHAGDFTTEAVLDGFQSVASSLVAVAGNRDKPGVQDRLPTARTLTTGAFTVAVTHTQRGGQTGLTYFGAERGADLVISGHTHRPHLHTGDGPALLNPGSHADPRGGDPTYATLEKREGALRLTIRDTTGAEKRSARLEGRVAGGNGTSGH
- a CDS encoding ATP-dependent DNA helicase, encoding MAAEYERFFPKPEPYPNQAEAMDVIADALEVGRDVLFEGAPGTGKTLAALAPSLAYAREHDKTVVITTNVHQQMHQFVEEAREIHAETPIRSAVFKGKSSMCHIDVGYEECQVLRDTTRDLVELEEELDELKDRERRLLDQAQAGSESATEKRQSVLEEIEALEEQRANLEDSNTCEHYRTNLTRAGDAFVSWLFDDVRTPTEVYSYAEQQGVCGYERLKEGLDGVELVVANYHHLLDPVIRSQFFRWLDRDPEDVIAVFDEAHNVEDAARDHATRTLTENTLAEAANEAGDVEDSRADAALRIIQPFQDALIETYEANLGFGDRERVGSTWQDVPVANETGRDDLTRAFLDRYTGPGISTDLDEALKLGTALDEEYETAYREGDADTRRESQTLAAADFIEGYLEEGDETGQYPTLGIRRDESTNEVYGRAELFNCIPREVTETLFEEVHATVLMSATLRPFDVLSEVLGLDDPAELAFGLTFPEQNRRTFAVDVPPLFASRRDDPGIQEVLTDTLSDVVRFTPGNTLLFFPSYAEAERYYDRLSGALDATLFLDEPGVAVEEKRQSFVERTDGVLFTSLWGTLAEGVSFDGDDARSVAVVGVPYPRLDERSEAIQDAYDEVFGDREPEAGWRYAVEIPTVRKTRQALGRVIRSPSDIGVRALIDRRYTPASRTQLPDYTVNPDFPPEERAELIDVEPSKLKYAMLNFFRDRDAWDGQPPTP
- a CDS encoding 2'-5' RNA ligase family protein, which gives rise to MYSVNVPVPPAVRDLARELRPALTSFERIRPARSRTLVLKRLPAANRREYLQDARRARAALDGAPAFEAEITGLDVFREPPTGTAPVAYLAVESPGLSQLHQRLVDEFGAIEGLEGQGTYTPHVTLARDGPATAADSLLEREIEPVRFTVDTLELYDSDHSERVESISLPA
- a CDS encoding argininosuccinate synthase, coding for MTQNTVVLAFSGGLDTTVTVPLLQEEYGYDEVVGVTVDVGQPEAEFEEAKATAEALDVEHYVVDATEAFGDLLMDAVKANATYEGYPLGTALARPVIAATIQAVAEDIGAEGLAHGCTGKGNDQLRFEAVWRQSDMDVIAPVRELDLTREWEIEYAEEKGLPVDSGNDGTWSIDTNLWSRSIEGGNLEDPGYVPPEDIYAWTEEPTGETELIEIEFEQGVPVALDGEAMDPVELITTLNEVAGAHGVGRTDMMEDRILGLKVRENYEHPAATTLLAAHEALESYVFTAETIQFKQTVDDAWAEKAYKGLLASPLVDSLEAFIEDTQTEVTGTVTIKFEGGQARPVARESDNAVYSEAAASFNTQAVMGDIEQGDATGFAKYHGFQDRLAATIQASTDVSDFAADIETDT
- the argH gene encoding argininosuccinate lyase; this encodes MTEDTADSSVVRRDRYSGGPARDFLSSMAADTHIFAADLAVDRAHVTMLAEQGIIPAETAGEIFDALEEIEAAGHEALPDGEDVHEAIETAVIERVGPEGGKMHTGRSRNDEVASCLRFQLRADLLEALDAVIAFRETLLSVAGDNLDTVMPGYTHLQPAQPTTVAHYLASYESAAARDTERLLDAYDRTNRSPLGAAALAGTPFDVDRERTAELLGFDSIVENSLDAVAGRDFLLEALSAIAGLTVTLSGLAEDLIFYANRGYITLDDDYASTSSIMPQKKNPDSLELVRATAGDAAGALQGLMTTITGLPRAYNRDLQRATPHVWEPVADITEATEVAAGAVGTLDWNEAVLEDAAGEGFSTATGIADRLAMSGLPFRTAHEIVATTAQTLESAGELDDGAPDEAATIEALAAATEATTGSELETYVDREELTALLDPAASVAARDSRGGPAPSQVEQALADARSEVEADRRAVTKHQAAIDAAEQARMEVDFR
- the lysW gene encoding lysine biosynthesis protein LysW, whose translation is MTVCPECGAEVTLHDSIEVGEIVDCSTCGTELEVVEENPPVLERAPELDEDWGE
- the lysX gene encoding lysine biosynthesis protein LysX — encoded protein: MKVGLLYSRIRTDEKLLLEELRERGHDVVKIDVRDQQFGLSGSSVDAAELDIVVDRCVATSRSMYVTEFFESYGVPIVNPPDVASTCSDKVKTSLALEEAGIPTPDTRVAFTREAALEAIQDFGYPVVLKPVVGSWGRLMARIEDEHAAEAILEHKETLGHYEHKIFYIQEFVDKPGRDLRVLALDGEPVAGMVRSADHWITNAHRGAETEVLEITPEIEDLVRRASDAVGGGLLGVDLMETEDGYTIHEINHTVEYKALADAVETDIVAEVVDWLEEKAAKSENDVAATA
- the thrC gene encoding threonine synthase, encoding MTDLSLSGPVPEVAEDGVWLACIECGETYAPFEEPTYECDACGSLLEVRYDEYHDFDSVAGEGVWRYAPALPVDDGVTIEEGNTPLYEAPSIEAAVDVADLRIKHEGMNPTGSFKDRGMTVGVRVAERIGVGRLACASTGNTSAALSAYGARANKETLVLLPEGNVAAGKLAQASLHGATMLEVEGNFDDCLDIVSELADRGEVYLLNSLNPFRLEGQKTIGLEIIEQFRDQTGSLPDRIVLPVGNAGNTAALHKAFRELVAAGAIEEAEVPTLTGVQAAGAAPMVEAIENGWDSVTRWEDVETRATAIRIGEPVNAPKAIPAIRQTGGTAVAVEDEEITAAQRELAQDGIGVEPASAASVAGLRKLREAGEITADEQVVCLTTGHLLKDPDAAAEAGNDPTTVPNDVDAVLDAAGD
- the metX gene encoding homoserine O-acetyltransferase MetX encodes the protein MTGEHPATDGGPIAEPTNQVSVGAFEFERGGQVDLDVAYETFGDPADPPVLVAHALTGSQYVTGSGPEGIDGQAAGWWSEVVGPGRPVDTENFFVVVANVPGSCYGTTGPASIGPDGEPYGPDFPAVTITDWVRAQARLLDELGIETLYAVVGGSVGGMNAIEWARTYPERVERIAAIATAPRVDTQNLALDSIARRAITQDPDFQGGAYYGSPGPTDGLGLARRIGHVQYLSKDSMENRFGRRAADRVIAGVADPTAEAFPYRDVASYLDYNASTFVDRFDANSYLYLLRAMDEYDLAAGQGSATDAVADFDGSILVLSYTGDWQFTVEQGREIAAAFEAAGAEVTFEKIVDDYGHDAFLARPETVTGPLDSFLDGQTVNDPSELRVSP